From the Arthrobacter sp. PM3 genome, one window contains:
- a CDS encoding pyridoxal 5'-phosphate synthase, with protein sequence MSESFREFLRALPDFPDVLPAFDPAAAPADPAELFRQWLAEALEAGVPQPNACSLATADAQGRPSSRMLILKDIDADGWHFATSRASRKGQELAVNPQAALNFFWQPQGRQVRVAGDVVQLSAAASAADWQARPGGDGTENPVWQLYAVRPREIEFWQARHDRRHIRHRYTSG encoded by the coding sequence ATGAGCGAATCCTTCCGCGAGTTCCTGCGTGCGCTGCCCGATTTCCCCGATGTCCTCCCGGCGTTTGACCCGGCCGCAGCGCCTGCGGATCCGGCCGAACTCTTCCGGCAGTGGCTCGCCGAAGCGCTGGAGGCCGGGGTGCCGCAGCCCAACGCCTGCAGCCTGGCCACCGCCGATGCCCAGGGCCGGCCGTCGTCAAGGATGCTGATCCTGAAGGACATCGACGCCGACGGCTGGCACTTCGCCACGTCCCGGGCATCCCGCAAAGGGCAGGAACTCGCGGTGAACCCGCAGGCGGCGCTGAACTTCTTCTGGCAGCCGCAGGGCCGGCAGGTACGGGTGGCAGGGGACGTCGTGCAGCTGTCCGCGGCGGCCTCGGCAGCCGACTGGCAGGCCCGGCCCGGAGGGGACGGCACGGAGAACCCCGTCTGGCAGCTTTACGCCGTGCGCCCGCGGGAGATTGAATTCTGGCAGGCGCGGCACGACCGCCGGCACATCCGGCACCGCTACACGAGCGGCTGA
- a CDS encoding acyl-CoA desaturase — protein MTATSTLPAQTPGRPPARVRQPNAVVLSYSELLKSVKTAGLLERRVGFYITLFASLVLLMAATWFGFALIGDSWFQLLIAAALGILCTQLSFLAHEAGHRQIFASRRANDWAARLLATSVAGISYSWWEQKHGAHHNHPNVISKDPDIAPGPIAFHTQAVADRKGRFAFLTRKQGWFFFPLLFLVGLGLQIDSVKFIVRRAKVTHRWVEIPILAVRLSLLPVLAFSFLPLGMAFAFIGVQLAVFGFYMGASFAPNHKGMPVLPADSRVDFFSRQVLTSRNISGGLFMDILLGGLNRQAEHHLFPDMARPQLDKAARIVREYCATHQVPYTETTLMQSYAIIVRYLNDVGLAAGRHFECPMATVTRRY, from the coding sequence ATGACTGCCACTTCCACCCTTCCCGCTCAAACGCCGGGGCGTCCGCCAGCCCGCGTGCGGCAACCGAACGCCGTCGTCCTGAGCTATTCGGAACTCCTGAAGAGCGTGAAGACGGCCGGCCTCCTTGAACGGCGCGTCGGCTTCTACATCACCCTGTTCGCCAGCCTCGTGCTGCTGATGGCCGCCACCTGGTTCGGCTTCGCGCTCATCGGTGACAGCTGGTTCCAGCTCCTGATCGCTGCCGCCCTGGGCATCCTGTGCACGCAGCTGAGTTTCCTGGCCCACGAGGCCGGCCACCGCCAGATTTTCGCGTCCCGCCGCGCCAACGACTGGGCAGCCCGGCTGCTCGCCACGTCCGTGGCCGGCATCAGCTACTCCTGGTGGGAGCAGAAGCACGGCGCGCACCACAACCACCCGAACGTCATTTCCAAGGATCCGGACATTGCGCCGGGCCCGATCGCCTTCCACACTCAAGCCGTGGCCGACCGGAAGGGGCGCTTCGCCTTCCTGACCCGCAAACAGGGCTGGTTCTTCTTCCCGCTCCTGTTCCTGGTGGGTTTGGGGCTGCAGATCGATTCGGTGAAATTCATCGTCCGCCGGGCCAAGGTCACGCACCGCTGGGTTGAAATCCCCATCCTCGCGGTCCGGCTCAGCCTGCTGCCGGTCCTCGCCTTCAGCTTCCTGCCCCTGGGCATGGCGTTCGCCTTCATCGGCGTCCAGCTGGCCGTCTTCGGCTTCTACATGGGGGCGTCCTTCGCGCCCAACCACAAAGGCATGCCCGTCCTGCCGGCGGACAGCCGGGTGGATTTCTTCAGCCGGCAGGTCCTGACGTCACGGAATATCTCCGGCGGCCTCTTCATGGACATCCTGCTCGGCGGCCTGAACCGCCAGGCGGAACACCATCTCTTCCCGGACATGGCCCGTCCCCAGCTGGACAAGGCCGCCAGGATCGTCCGCGAGTACTGCGCCACGCACCAGGTTCCCTACACGGAAACCACCCTGATGCAGTCCTACGCCATCATTGTCCGCTACCTCAACGACGTCGGACTCGCCGCGGGCCGCCACTTCGAATGCCCGATGGCGACCGTCACCCGCCGGTACTAG
- the argJ gene encoding bifunctional glutamate N-acetyltransferase/amino-acid acetyltransferase ArgJ, whose amino-acid sequence MSITAPQGFRAAGVTAGLKASGKPDLALVVNDGPAKAAAAVFTSNRVAAAPVHWSREVVKDGRVDAVILNSGGANACTGPQGFQNTHTTAEKTAEALGVSATDVVVCSTGLIGEQLPMDKILAGIGAATAGLAADGGPAAATAIMTTDSVSKQAVFTGTDADGKEFTIGGMAKGAGMLAPGLATMLVVITTDADVQADMLDVVLRDATRVTFDRADSDGCMSTNDTVVLLASGASGAVPSAAAFGAGLTEVCADLARQLIGDAEGASHDIAIRTFNAASERDAEVVSRAVARSNLFKTAIFGKDPNWGRVLSAVGTTDAAFEPDRLNVSMNGVQICRNGSIGDDRNLVDLEPRAVLVEIDLQAGDAEATILTNDLTHDYVHENSAYSS is encoded by the coding sequence TTGAGCATCACCGCACCGCAGGGATTCCGCGCCGCCGGCGTCACGGCAGGCCTGAAGGCCTCCGGGAAACCGGACCTCGCCCTCGTCGTGAACGACGGGCCCGCCAAGGCGGCCGCGGCCGTGTTCACCTCCAACCGCGTCGCCGCGGCGCCGGTGCACTGGTCCCGCGAGGTGGTCAAGGACGGCCGCGTGGACGCCGTCATCCTCAATTCCGGCGGGGCCAACGCCTGCACCGGCCCGCAGGGCTTCCAGAACACGCACACCACCGCGGAAAAGACCGCCGAAGCGCTGGGCGTCTCCGCCACCGACGTCGTCGTCTGCTCCACCGGACTGATCGGCGAGCAGCTGCCCATGGACAAGATCCTCGCCGGGATCGGGGCCGCCACCGCCGGCCTGGCCGCCGACGGCGGCCCCGCGGCGGCCACCGCCATCATGACCACGGACTCGGTGTCCAAGCAGGCCGTCTTCACCGGCACCGACGCCGACGGCAAGGAATTCACCATCGGCGGCATGGCCAAGGGCGCCGGCATGCTGGCCCCGGGCCTGGCCACCATGCTGGTGGTCATCACCACGGACGCCGACGTCCAGGCGGACATGCTCGACGTCGTCCTGCGAGACGCCACCCGGGTTACCTTTGACCGGGCCGACTCCGACGGCTGCATGTCCACCAACGACACCGTGGTGCTCCTGGCATCCGGCGCCTCCGGCGCCGTGCCGTCCGCCGCCGCCTTCGGTGCCGGACTGACCGAGGTCTGCGCGGACCTGGCCCGCCAGCTGATCGGCGACGCCGAGGGCGCCAGCCACGACATCGCGATCCGGACGTTCAACGCCGCGAGCGAGCGCGACGCCGAAGTCGTCAGCCGCGCCGTCGCCCGCTCCAACCTGTTCAAGACCGCGATTTTCGGCAAGGACCCCAACTGGGGCCGCGTGCTGTCCGCCGTCGGCACCACCGACGCCGCGTTCGAGCCGGACCGGCTGAACGTGTCCATGAACGGCGTCCAGATCTGCCGCAACGGCAGCATCGGCGACGACCGGAACCTCGTGGACCTGGAACCGCGCGCGGTCCTCGTCGAGATCGACCTGCAGGCCGGCGACGCCGAGGCCACGATCCTCACGAACGACCTCACCCACGACTACGTCCACGAAAACAGCGCCTACTCCAGCTAA
- a CDS encoding acetylornithine transaminase, whose translation MNQTETASSTDLEHSAVGELVASHATGAQWLARYSSSLLGVFGTPQRVLVRGAGCLVWDADGKEYLDLLGGIAVNALGHAHPFVTSVISSQLATLGHVSNFFTSPTQIALAEKLLELSKAPAGSKVFFANSGTEAVEAAFKLARRNSGAGTDTAGTDNSAQPRTKIIALEGAFHGRTMGALALTAKEAYRAPFAPLPGGVVHIPFGDIEALRAAVDDTTAAVFLEPIQGEAGVRPLPAGYLRAAREATSAAGALLILDEVQTGIGRTGKWLASEDAGIVPDAVTLAKGLGGGFPIGALITFGPDTSALLTAGQHGTTFGGNPVATAAALATLHVVENQDVLARVRAVGEHLRAGLAGIDGVTDVRGEGLLIGFDLDADVAPGVVQAGLDAGFIVNSPGPRTIRLAPPLILTAEQADRFLAALPALLQTAKDAQ comes from the coding sequence ATGAACCAGACCGAAACAGCATCATCCACGGACCTCGAACACTCGGCGGTCGGTGAGCTCGTCGCTTCGCACGCCACCGGCGCGCAGTGGCTGGCCCGTTATTCCTCCTCGCTGCTGGGCGTCTTCGGCACCCCGCAGCGGGTCCTGGTCCGCGGTGCCGGCTGCCTCGTGTGGGACGCCGACGGCAAGGAATACCTGGACCTGCTCGGCGGGATCGCCGTCAACGCCCTGGGCCACGCCCACCCGTTCGTCACCTCGGTGATCTCCAGCCAGCTGGCCACCCTGGGCCACGTGTCCAACTTCTTCACAAGCCCCACCCAGATCGCCCTGGCCGAAAAACTGCTGGAACTGTCCAAGGCGCCGGCCGGTTCCAAGGTGTTCTTCGCCAATTCCGGCACCGAAGCCGTCGAGGCCGCCTTCAAACTGGCCCGCCGGAATTCGGGCGCCGGCACGGACACCGCCGGCACGGACAACTCAGCGCAGCCGCGCACCAAGATCATCGCCCTCGAAGGAGCGTTCCACGGCCGCACCATGGGTGCCTTGGCGCTGACCGCCAAAGAGGCCTACCGGGCGCCGTTCGCGCCGCTGCCCGGCGGCGTCGTGCACATCCCGTTCGGTGACATCGAGGCCCTCCGCGCCGCCGTCGACGACACCACCGCGGCCGTGTTCCTCGAACCGATCCAGGGCGAGGCCGGGGTCCGGCCGCTGCCCGCCGGCTACCTCAGAGCAGCCCGCGAGGCCACGAGCGCCGCGGGTGCCCTGCTGATTCTCGACGAGGTCCAGACCGGGATCGGCCGCACCGGCAAGTGGCTGGCCAGCGAGGACGCCGGGATCGTGCCCGACGCCGTGACCCTGGCCAAGGGCCTGGGCGGCGGCTTCCCGATCGGTGCCCTCATCACCTTCGGCCCCGACACGTCTGCGCTGCTGACCGCCGGCCAGCACGGGACCACTTTCGGCGGCAACCCGGTGGCCACCGCCGCCGCCCTCGCCACCCTGCACGTGGTCGAAAACCAGGACGTCCTGGCCCGCGTCCGGGCCGTGGGGGAGCACCTGCGCGCCGGCCTCGCCGGGATCGACGGCGTGACCGACGTCCGCGGCGAAGGGCTGCTGATCGGCTTCGACCTCGACGCCGACGTCGCACCCGGAGTCGTGCAGGCCGGCCTCGACGCCGGGTTCATCGTCAACAGCCCGGGCCCGCGGACCATCCGGCTGGCCCCGCCGCTGATCCTGACCGCGGAGCAGGCCGACCGCTTCCTGGCCGCGCTGCCCGCCCTCCTCCAGACCGCAAAGGACGCCCAGTGA
- a CDS encoding argininosuccinate synthase, producing MTERIVLAYSGGLDTSVAIGWIGEATGAEVIAVAVDVGQGGESLETIRQRALGCGAVEAYVADASDEFANEYCVPTLKANALYQGHYPLVSAISRPVIVKHLVKAAREFGATTVAHGCTGKGNDQVRFEVGIQTLGPDLKCIAPVRDLALTRDKAIAFAEEKGLPIETTKKNPYSIDQNVWGRAVETGYLEDIWNAPTKDIYDYTATPEFPPAPDEVTISFEAGVPVAIDGVKVTPLQAIKELNRRAGAQGVGRIDVVEDRLVGIKSREIYEAPGAMALITAHKHLEDVTIEREQARFKATVGQRWAELVYDGQWFSPLKRSLDAFIEDTQKYVSGDIRMVLHGGQAIVNGRRSETSLYDFDLATYDTGDTFDQSMARGFIELWGMSAKVASGRDIRVAGK from the coding sequence GTGACTGAGCGTATTGTTCTGGCCTACTCCGGTGGCCTGGATACTTCTGTCGCCATCGGCTGGATCGGTGAAGCCACCGGCGCCGAGGTCATCGCCGTCGCGGTCGACGTCGGACAGGGCGGCGAATCGCTGGAAACCATCCGCCAGCGCGCCCTCGGCTGCGGCGCCGTCGAGGCCTACGTCGCCGACGCGTCCGACGAGTTCGCCAACGAGTACTGCGTCCCCACGCTGAAGGCCAACGCCCTCTACCAGGGCCACTACCCGCTGGTCTCCGCCATCTCCCGCCCGGTGATCGTCAAGCACCTGGTCAAGGCCGCCCGCGAATTCGGCGCCACCACCGTGGCCCACGGCTGCACCGGCAAGGGCAACGACCAGGTCCGCTTCGAGGTCGGCATCCAGACCCTCGGCCCGGACCTGAAGTGCATCGCCCCGGTCCGCGACCTCGCCCTGACCCGTGACAAGGCCATCGCCTTCGCCGAGGAAAAGGGACTGCCGATCGAGACCACCAAGAAGAACCCGTACTCGATCGACCAGAACGTCTGGGGCCGCGCCGTCGAGACCGGCTACCTCGAGGACATCTGGAACGCCCCCACCAAGGACATCTACGACTACACCGCCACCCCGGAGTTCCCGCCGGCACCGGATGAAGTCACCATCTCCTTCGAAGCCGGCGTCCCGGTCGCGATCGACGGCGTCAAGGTCACCCCGCTGCAGGCCATCAAGGAACTCAACCGCCGCGCCGGTGCCCAGGGCGTCGGGCGGATCGACGTCGTCGAAGACCGCCTGGTGGGCATCAAGTCCCGCGAAATCTACGAGGCTCCGGGTGCGATGGCCCTCATCACCGCGCACAAGCACCTCGAGGACGTCACGATCGAGCGCGAGCAGGCCCGCTTCAAGGCCACCGTCGGCCAGCGCTGGGCCGAGCTGGTCTACGACGGCCAGTGGTTCTCCCCGCTCAAGCGCTCCCTGGACGCCTTCATCGAGGACACCCAGAAGTACGTCTCCGGCGACATCCGCATGGTTCTGCATGGCGGCCAGGCGATCGTCAACGGACGCCGCTCCGAGACCTCGCTGTACGACTTCGACCTCGCCACCTACGACACCGGCGACACCTTCGACCAGTCGATGGCGCGCGGCTTCATCGAGCTGTGGGGCATGTCCGCCAAAGTTGCCTCCGGCCGCGACATCCGCGTCGCCGGGAAGTAG
- the argF gene encoding ornithine carbamoyltransferase, which yields MTATRHFLKDTDLSPAEQAEVLDLAARMKAAPYSVQPFAAEASGRKTVAVIFDKTSTRTRVSFATGIADMGGNALIINPGEAQIGHKESVEDTAKVLERMVSTIVWRTGAHAGLVAMAANSRVPVINALCDDYHPCQLLADLLTVKEHKGALKGLTMAYLGDAANNMANSYLLAGVTAGMNVRIAGPEGYLPSPEIIAAAEDRAAETGGSVLVTIDAAEALLGADVVATDTWVSMGQEAEKEARLKLFRNYSVDAEAMKLAAPDAVVLHCLPAYRGYEIAADVIDGPQSVVWDEAENRLHAQKALMAWLMHRSGLAVVDGLALAVDGLAPA from the coding sequence GTGACTGCCACCCGCCACTTCCTCAAGGACACGGACCTCAGCCCTGCCGAACAGGCCGAGGTCCTCGACCTCGCCGCCCGGATGAAGGCCGCGCCCTACAGCGTGCAGCCCTTCGCCGCCGAGGCCAGCGGCCGCAAGACCGTCGCGGTCATCTTCGACAAGACCTCCACCCGCACCAGGGTCTCCTTCGCCACCGGCATCGCGGACATGGGCGGCAACGCGCTCATCATCAACCCGGGCGAGGCGCAGATCGGGCACAAGGAATCGGTCGAGGACACCGCCAAAGTGCTCGAACGCATGGTGTCGACCATCGTCTGGCGCACCGGCGCGCACGCCGGCCTCGTCGCGATGGCCGCGAACTCCCGCGTCCCGGTCATCAACGCCCTGTGCGATGACTACCACCCGTGCCAGCTCCTCGCCGACCTCCTCACAGTCAAGGAACACAAGGGTGCACTGAAGGGACTGACCATGGCGTACCTGGGCGACGCCGCCAACAACATGGCCAATTCCTACCTGCTGGCCGGCGTCACGGCGGGCATGAACGTCCGCATCGCCGGCCCGGAAGGCTACCTGCCGTCCCCGGAGATCATCGCCGCGGCCGAGGACCGTGCCGCGGAAACCGGCGGCTCGGTGCTGGTGACGATCGATGCCGCCGAGGCCCTCCTCGGCGCGGACGTCGTCGCCACCGACACGTGGGTGTCTATGGGGCAGGAAGCCGAGAAGGAAGCGCGGCTGAAGCTGTTCCGCAACTATTCCGTGGACGCCGAAGCCATGAAGCTGGCCGCACCGGACGCCGTCGTGCTGCACTGCCTGCCCGCGTACCGGGGCTACGAGATCGCTGCGGACGTCATCGACGGCCCGCAGTCCGTGGTCTGGGACGAGGCCGAAAACCGGCTCCACGCCCAGAAGGCGCTCATGGCCTGGCTCATGCACCGCTCGGGCCTGGCTGTTGTTGATGGGCTGGCGCTGGCTGTTGATGGGCTGGCGCCGGCCTGA
- the argC gene encoding N-acetyl-gamma-glutamyl-phosphate reductase, producing MTISVAVSGASGYAGGEVLRLLAGHPDVTIGAITAHSNAGSRLGELQPHLHGLADRILEDTTVENLAGHDVVFLALPHGASAEIAAQLPAGTVVIDAGADHRLEDPAAWEKFYGSAHAGTWPYGLPELPGQREALRGATRIAVPGCYPTSALLALTPGFSSHLLEADDVVIVSASGTSGAGKAAKVNLIGAEVMGSMSPYGVGGGHRHTPEIEQGLSKALNAPVTVSFTPTLAPMSRGILTTATAKVRAGVTAAELRRAWADAYDDEPFVHLLPEGQWPSTKSVQGSNHTAIQLAFDEHAGRVIVCCAIDNLTKGTAGGAVQSMNIALGLAETAGLNLQGVAP from the coding sequence ATGACTATTTCTGTTGCCGTTTCCGGGGCGAGCGGCTATGCCGGTGGCGAGGTCCTGCGGCTCCTCGCCGGTCACCCTGACGTCACCATCGGTGCCATCACGGCCCACAGCAACGCCGGTTCCAGACTAGGCGAATTGCAGCCGCATCTCCATGGCCTGGCGGACCGGATCCTGGAAGACACCACCGTGGAGAACCTGGCCGGGCACGACGTCGTGTTCCTGGCCCTGCCGCACGGCGCGTCCGCGGAGATCGCGGCCCAGTTGCCGGCCGGGACGGTCGTGATCGACGCCGGAGCGGACCACCGGCTCGAAGACCCGGCGGCTTGGGAGAAGTTCTACGGTTCGGCGCACGCCGGGACCTGGCCGTACGGCCTGCCCGAACTGCCCGGCCAGCGCGAGGCCCTCCGCGGCGCCACCCGGATCGCCGTGCCCGGCTGCTACCCGACGTCGGCCCTGCTGGCCCTGACGCCCGGCTTCAGCAGCCACCTCCTGGAGGCCGACGACGTCGTGATCGTTTCCGCATCCGGCACGTCCGGCGCCGGCAAGGCCGCCAAGGTCAACCTGATCGGCGCCGAAGTCATGGGCTCCATGAGCCCCTACGGCGTGGGCGGCGGGCACCGGCACACCCCGGAAATCGAACAGGGCCTGTCCAAGGCGCTGAATGCGCCCGTCACCGTCTCGTTCACCCCGACCCTGGCCCCGATGAGCCGCGGCATCCTCACGACGGCGACGGCCAAAGTGCGCGCTGGCGTCACCGCCGCGGAACTCCGCCGCGCCTGGGCCGACGCCTACGACGACGAACCGTTCGTCCACCTGCTCCCCGAGGGCCAGTGGCCCTCGACCAAGTCCGTGCAGGGCTCGAACCACACCGCCATTCAGCTCGCCTTCGATGAGCACGCCGGCCGCGTCATTGTCTGCTGCGCGATCGACAACCTGACCAAGGGAACCGCCGGCGGCGCCGTGCAATCCATGAACATTGCCCTCGGCCTGGCGGAAACCGCGGGCCTCAACCTCCAGGGAGTCGCACCTTGA
- a CDS encoding arginine repressor has product MSVQPASPGASPATKTARQARITAILTGESVRSQAELAALLADDGVQVTQATLSRDLVELGAVRVRGKDGVLVYAVPGEGGERAARSGVTQEILDARLTRLCGELLVTAEASANLVVLRTPPGAANFLALAIDHSVMPSILGTIAGDDTVLLVTRDPQGGADIAARFLQFAEEAGQ; this is encoded by the coding sequence ATGTCCGTCCAGCCAGCCTCCCCGGGGGCCAGCCCGGCCACCAAAACGGCCCGGCAGGCGCGGATCACGGCCATCCTGACAGGCGAATCGGTCCGTTCGCAGGCCGAGCTCGCGGCCCTGCTCGCGGACGACGGGGTCCAGGTCACCCAGGCCACGCTCTCCCGTGACCTCGTGGAGCTCGGCGCGGTCCGGGTCCGCGGCAAGGACGGCGTGCTGGTCTATGCCGTCCCGGGAGAGGGCGGCGAGCGCGCGGCCAGGAGCGGGGTCACGCAGGAGATCCTCGACGCGCGACTGACCCGGCTGTGCGGGGAACTGCTCGTCACCGCCGAGGCCTCGGCCAACCTCGTGGTGCTGCGCACTCCGCCCGGTGCCGCGAACTTCCTGGCCCTCGCGATCGACCACTCCGTGATGCCCTCGATCCTGGGCACTATCGCGGGGGACGACACCGTCCTCCTCGTCACCCGGGACCCGCAGGGCGGCGCGGACATCGCCGCCCGCTTCCTGCAGTTCGCCGAGGAAGCCGGCCAATGA
- the argB gene encoding acetylglutamate kinase, giving the protein MNTQTRETTSMADARDKAATLVEALPWIQRFAGTTMVIKYGGNAMVNDELRRAFAEDVVFLHHVGIHPVVVHGGGPQINAMLGRLGIESEFKGGLRVTTPEAMDVVRMVLTGQVGRELVGLINSHGPYAVGMSGEDGGLLRAVRTGTVVDGEEVDLGLVGEVVGVNPEGILDIVAAGRIPVISTVAPEIHGDGAADSTQRGQTTGQVLNVNADTAAASLAEALGASKLVILTDVEGLYANWPDRSSLISSLTVSELRELLPGLESGMIPKMEACLKAVEGGVERAHIVDGRLPHSMLLETFTTAGIGTQVVPDEESK; this is encoded by the coding sequence ATGAACACCCAGACACGCGAGACCACCTCGATGGCCGATGCCCGGGACAAAGCCGCCACGCTGGTCGAGGCGCTGCCCTGGATCCAGCGCTTTGCCGGCACCACCATGGTGATCAAGTACGGCGGCAACGCCATGGTCAACGACGAACTCCGCCGCGCGTTCGCCGAGGACGTCGTCTTCCTGCACCACGTGGGCATCCACCCAGTGGTGGTGCACGGCGGCGGCCCGCAGATCAACGCCATGCTCGGCCGGCTCGGGATCGAATCCGAGTTCAAGGGCGGGCTGCGCGTCACCACCCCAGAGGCCATGGACGTGGTGCGGATGGTCCTCACCGGACAGGTGGGCCGCGAACTCGTGGGCCTGATCAACTCCCACGGCCCCTACGCCGTCGGCATGTCCGGGGAAGACGGCGGCCTGCTCCGGGCCGTCCGCACCGGCACCGTCGTGGACGGCGAGGAGGTGGACCTGGGCCTCGTGGGCGAGGTGGTCGGGGTGAACCCGGAGGGCATCCTGGACATCGTGGCCGCGGGTCGGATTCCCGTGATTTCCACCGTCGCCCCCGAAATCCACGGCGACGGCGCCGCGGACAGCACCCAGCGCGGGCAGACCACCGGCCAGGTCCTGAACGTCAACGCCGACACCGCCGCGGCCTCCCTGGCCGAGGCCCTGGGTGCGTCCAAACTCGTCATCCTCACCGACGTCGAGGGCCTTTACGCCAACTGGCCGGACCGGTCCTCGCTCATCTCCTCCCTGACGGTTTCGGAGCTCCGCGAGCTGCTGCCCGGGCTGGAATCGGGCATGATCCCGAAGATGGAAGCCTGCCTGAAAGCCGTCGAGGGCGGCGTTGAACGAGCGCACATCGTGGACGGCCGGCTGCCGCACTCGATGCTGCTGGAAACCTTCACAACCGCGGGAATCGGGACCCAGGTGGTCCCGGACGAGGAAAGCAAATGA
- the argH gene encoding argininosuccinate lyase — protein sequence MAEQQPATTKAEATNTGALWGGRFAGGPADALAALSKSTHFDWRLARYDIAGSKAHARVLHKAGLLDDAELEGMLAALTQLDEDVASGAYLPAESDEDVHGSLERGLIERAGPQLGGKLRAGRSRNDQVATLGRMFLRDHARIIARGVLATIDALVEQAKAHRGVAMPGRTHLQHAQPVLLGHHLLAHAWALLRDVQRLADWDKRAGVSPYGSGALAGSSLGLDPEAVAAELGFFSATHNSIDGTASRDVFAEFAWVTAMIGVDLSRVSEEVILWATKEFSFVTLHDSYSTGSSIMPQKKNPDVAELARGKAGRLIGDLTGLLATLKGLPLAYNRDLQEDKEPVFDAADTLEVLLPAVSGMIATLKFNTERMESLAPQGFALATDIAEWLVRQGVPFREAHELSGAAVKQAESRDVELWDLTDAEYAAISEHLTPEVRTVLSTEGSLNSRNSQGGTAPAAVERQLLALEAELDGVRAYAG from the coding sequence GTGGCTGAGCAGCAACCCGCAACGACCAAGGCGGAGGCAACCAACACGGGTGCGCTGTGGGGCGGCCGGTTTGCCGGCGGCCCCGCCGACGCCCTCGCCGCGCTGAGCAAGTCCACCCACTTCGACTGGCGGCTGGCCCGCTACGACATCGCCGGGTCCAAGGCGCACGCCCGCGTGCTGCACAAGGCCGGCCTGTTGGACGACGCCGAACTCGAGGGCATGCTCGCCGCCCTGACGCAGCTGGACGAGGACGTTGCTTCCGGCGCGTACCTGCCGGCCGAGTCCGACGAGGACGTGCACGGCTCGCTTGAACGCGGCCTGATCGAACGTGCCGGCCCGCAGCTGGGCGGCAAGCTCCGCGCCGGCCGGTCCCGCAACGACCAGGTGGCCACGCTGGGCCGGATGTTCCTGCGCGACCACGCCCGGATCATTGCCCGCGGCGTCCTTGCGACGATCGATGCGCTCGTGGAGCAGGCCAAAGCCCACCGCGGCGTGGCCATGCCCGGCCGGACCCACCTGCAGCACGCCCAGCCGGTGCTGCTCGGCCACCACCTGCTGGCCCACGCCTGGGCGCTGCTGCGTGATGTGCAGCGGCTGGCGGACTGGGACAAGCGCGCCGGCGTCTCGCCCTACGGCTCCGGCGCCCTGGCGGGCTCCTCGCTCGGACTGGACCCGGAGGCCGTGGCCGCGGAGCTGGGCTTCTTCTCGGCCACGCACAACTCGATCGACGGCACCGCTTCCCGCGACGTCTTCGCCGAGTTCGCGTGGGTCACGGCGATGATCGGCGTGGACCTCTCCCGCGTCTCCGAGGAAGTGATCCTGTGGGCCACGAAGGAGTTCTCCTTCGTGACGCTGCACGACTCCTACTCCACCGGCTCCTCGATCATGCCGCAGAAGAAGAACCCGGACGTCGCCGAGCTCGCGCGCGGCAAGGCCGGCCGGCTGATCGGTGACCTCACCGGGCTCCTGGCCACGTTGAAGGGCTTGCCGCTCGCGTACAACCGCGACCTGCAGGAGGACAAGGAACCGGTCTTCGACGCCGCCGACACGCTGGAAGTCCTGCTTCCGGCTGTCTCCGGGATGATCGCGACCCTGAAGTTCAACACCGAACGGATGGAATCGCTGGCACCCCAGGGCTTCGCCCTGGCCACGGACATCGCCGAATGGCTGGTCCGCCAGGGCGTGCCGTTCCGGGAGGCACACGAGCTCTCCGGCGCCGCCGTGAAGCAGGCCGAAAGCCGCGACGTCGAGCTCTGGGACCTCACGGACGCCGAATACGCCGCCATCTCGGAGCACCTGACGCCGGAGGTCCGCACGGTCCTGTCCACCGAAGGATCGCTCAACAGCCGCAACTCCCAGGGCGGCACGGCGCCGGCCGCCGTCGAACGGCAGCTGCTGGCCCTGGAAGCCGAGCTCGACGGCGTCCGCGCGTACGCCGGGTAG